Proteins from a single region of Geothrix sp. PMB-07:
- the hisF gene encoding imidazole glycerol phosphate synthase subunit HisF, translating to MPAKRIIPCLDVKQGRVVKGVQFKDLRDLGNPVQLARRYDAEGADELVFLDIAASIENRGTREAWVREVAHELSIPFTVGGGVSHVEDARSLLRAGADKVAVNTAAALRPALVRELAEAFGRQCVVAAVDVKRDAALGWRVYLKGGTEPTERSAQDWLWELSELGAGEILLTSMDRDGTGEGFDIPLLDLASKLPIPLIASGGAGREIHFLEALEHGADAVLAATLFHEGILSISQLKAYLAHNDLSVRI from the coding sequence ATGCCTGCCAAGCGCATCATCCCCTGCCTGGATGTGAAGCAGGGCCGCGTCGTGAAGGGCGTGCAGTTCAAGGATCTCCGCGATCTGGGCAACCCTGTGCAGTTGGCCCGCCGCTACGATGCCGAGGGCGCGGATGAACTGGTGTTCCTGGACATCGCCGCCTCCATCGAGAACCGCGGCACCCGCGAAGCCTGGGTGCGCGAGGTGGCCCACGAACTCAGCATTCCCTTCACGGTGGGTGGCGGCGTCTCCCACGTGGAGGATGCCCGCAGTCTGCTGCGTGCCGGTGCCGACAAGGTGGCCGTGAACACCGCGGCCGCGCTGCGCCCCGCCCTGGTGCGCGAACTGGCCGAGGCCTTCGGCCGCCAGTGCGTGGTGGCGGCGGTGGATGTGAAGCGCGATGCGGCTCTGGGCTGGCGGGTCTACCTGAAGGGCGGCACAGAGCCCACGGAGCGCTCGGCCCAGGATTGGCTGTGGGAGCTGAGCGAGCTCGGTGCCGGGGAGATTTTGCTTACGTCCATGGATCGCGACGGCACGGGCGAGGGCTTCGACATCCCGCTGCTCGACCTCGCTTCCAAGCTGCCCATCCCCCTCATCGCTTCCGGCGGCGCGGGCCGGGAGATCCACTTCCTGGAAGCCCTGGAGCACGGCGCCGATGCGGTGCTGGCCGCCACCCTCTTCCATGAAGGCATCCTGTCCATCTCCCAGCTCAAGGCCTACCTGGCCCACAACGACCTTTCCGTACGGATCTGA
- the hisIE gene encoding bifunctional phosphoribosyl-AMP cyclohydrolase/phosphoribosyl-ATP diphosphatase HisIE → MDINALRFGPDGLIPGIVQDRAGAVRMMAWLNRESLQITLDTGYVTFWSRSRQALWTKGETSGHRLKLVQIRPDCDADALLILADAEGPSCHRGTLTCFDGEQMPATLPWLDQLETLLQSRKAQADLAGSYTQKLFAQGVDRIAKKVVEEAGEVILAAKNEDREAFLGEAADLLFHLELLLIERGACLQEVVEVLHSRHAERSGGTA, encoded by the coding sequence ATGGATATCAACGCCCTCCGCTTCGGCCCCGACGGCCTCATCCCCGGCATCGTGCAGGACCGCGCCGGCGCGGTGCGCATGATGGCCTGGCTCAACCGAGAGTCTTTGCAGATCACGCTGGACACCGGCTACGTCACCTTCTGGAGCCGCTCGCGCCAGGCCCTGTGGACCAAGGGCGAAACCTCCGGCCACCGCCTGAAGCTCGTCCAGATCCGGCCGGACTGCGACGCGGATGCGCTGCTCATCCTGGCCGACGCCGAGGGCCCCAGCTGCCATCGGGGGACCTTGACCTGCTTCGATGGTGAGCAGATGCCTGCCACCCTGCCCTGGCTGGATCAGCTGGAGACACTGCTGCAATCCCGCAAAGCACAGGCCGATCTGGCGGGCAGCTACACCCAGAAACTCTTCGCCCAGGGCGTGGATCGCATCGCCAAGAAAGTGGTGGAGGAGGCAGGCGAAGTGATCCTGGCCGCCAAGAACGAAGATCGCGAGGCCTTCCTCGGCGAAGCGGCGGACCTCCTCTTTCACCTGGAGCTGCTGCTCATCGAGCGCGGCGCCTGTCTGCAGGAGGTGGTGGAGGTGCTGCACAGCCGCCATGCGGAACGCTCGGGAGGAACCGCCTGA
- a CDS encoding ATP phosphoribosyltransferase regulatory subunit, with the protein MPVRTPHFPDLLFDSAARLRRWEGALMGLLETHGYRELHPSLVLREAIPEGSLRFFDGDDLVALRWDFTVSLAGLLARRFTEPPPRVAYAGAVFRRPVQPWEAVERFEVGCERIQAEGESTGEADVELARLLMAIPGVLGLKSAILHLGHAALVRRPLEAEGLAPDLAEAVVAALSRRAPHRVREALAGHPAAARLSAHAEALLAELDGPRTLEALKASPYAGLLQEEREHMERALQSLLPILPPNLELRVDLADVAGLGFYTGPTLRLWAPGAQQELAAGGRYDRLFPGLGRPWQAAGFCVRLSRLLDLATTRPDLFEPLP; encoded by the coding sequence ATGCCCGTCCGCACGCCCCACTTCCCCGACCTGCTCTTCGACTCTGCGGCCCGGCTGCGACGCTGGGAGGGCGCCCTCATGGGCCTGCTGGAAACCCACGGCTACCGCGAGCTGCACCCTTCCCTGGTGCTGCGCGAAGCCATCCCGGAGGGCTCTCTGCGCTTTTTCGACGGGGACGACCTGGTGGCCCTGCGCTGGGATTTCACTGTGTCCCTGGCGGGCCTGCTGGCCCGGCGCTTCACCGAACCACCCCCGCGCGTGGCCTATGCCGGTGCTGTCTTCCGAAGGCCCGTGCAGCCCTGGGAGGCCGTGGAGCGCTTCGAGGTGGGCTGCGAGCGCATCCAGGCTGAAGGCGAGAGCACGGGCGAAGCCGACGTGGAACTGGCTCGCCTGCTCATGGCCATTCCCGGCGTACTGGGGCTGAAGAGCGCCATCCTTCACCTGGGCCACGCAGCGCTGGTGCGCCGTCCGCTGGAGGCGGAAGGGCTTGCGCCGGATCTGGCCGAGGCTGTGGTGGCGGCCCTTTCCCGGCGCGCGCCGCACCGGGTGCGCGAAGCCTTGGCAGGCCATCCCGCCGCCGCGCGGCTCTCGGCCCACGCCGAGGCCCTGCTCGCCGAACTGGATGGGCCGCGCACGCTGGAAGCCCTCAAAGCTAGCCCCTATGCGGGTCTGCTGCAGGAGGAGCGGGAGCACATGGAGCGCGCCCTGCAATCCCTGCTGCCCATCCTGCCGCCCAATCTGGAGCTGCGGGTGGATCTCGCCGACGTGGCGGGCCTGGGCTTCTACACGGGCCCCACCCTGCGCCTGTGGGCCCCGGGCGCGCAGCAGGAACTGGCCGCCGGTGGCCGCTATGATCGCCTCTTTCCTGGCCTGGGGCGCCCCTGGCAGGCGGCGGGCTTCTGCGTGCGGCTGTCACGGCTGCTGGACCTGGCCACCACCCGCCCTGACCTTTTTGAGCCACTCCCATGA
- the hisG gene encoding ATP phosphoribosyltransferase has product MTPASILIAFPKGRLGDELVPKLAGTPLALDAAALKSRVLRIPTATPGVAALLLKGTDLPRYVAAGVASLGIVGSDTLDELDMDLLELADLGFGACRLSLCAQEGVTLEALRAKPHLRLATKFPKATEAWLSREGLTAELVPLSSSAELAPLLGLADAIVDLVQTGGTLRAHGLVETAVLGHSSARLVAARGAYLSEPSRIRPLAEQLLVALQSR; this is encoded by the coding sequence ATGACGCCAGCCTCTATCCTCATCGCCTTCCCTAAGGGCCGCCTCGGCGACGAGCTGGTACCCAAGCTGGCGGGCACCCCGCTCGCCCTGGACGCCGCCGCCCTCAAGTCGCGGGTGCTGCGCATCCCCACCGCCACGCCCGGCGTGGCCGCCCTGCTCCTCAAGGGCACGGACCTGCCGCGCTACGTGGCCGCGGGCGTGGCGTCCCTGGGCATCGTGGGCTCCGACACCCTCGATGAATTGGACATGGACCTGCTGGAGCTGGCGGATCTGGGCTTCGGCGCCTGCCGCCTCTCCCTCTGCGCTCAGGAAGGCGTCACGCTGGAAGCCCTGCGCGCCAAGCCCCATCTGCGCCTGGCCACCAAGTTCCCCAAGGCCACTGAGGCCTGGCTCAGCCGCGAAGGCCTTACCGCCGAGCTGGTGCCCCTCAGCAGCAGCGCCGAGCTGGCGCCCCTGCTGGGTCTGGCCGACGCCATCGTGGATCTCGTGCAGACCGGCGGCACCCTCCGGGCCCATGGCCTGGTGGAGACGGCGGTGCTGGGACACTCCTCGGCCCGCCTCGTGGCGGCCCGCGGCGCCTACCTCAGCGAACCCAGCCGCATCCGGCCCCTGGCGGAACAGCTGCTGGTGGCGCTGCAATCCAGGTAG
- a CDS encoding SDR family oxidoreductase, with the protein MNYLITGATGNIGGRVVERLAGLGLRPRVFVRDRDKAWARFGDRVEVAEGDLSDRPSLSVALKGMAGLFLVNGGPSLGKLDGLAAEAAREAGVKRLVKLSSFDVHRTDGSSVGAWHAEGESAIRATGLSYTFLQPAGFMSNALAWASSIQAEGAIRASTGEGRIAMIHDDDIAAMAVKALLSGAHQTSWPITGPEALSYAEMAARIGGAIGKPLRFHPISDGEAFEGLCHKGLPPAVAEALVALWRAVREGHLATVTDTVERVLGRKPISFTRWALEHRSAFR; encoded by the coding sequence ATGAATTATCTCATCACTGGTGCCACCGGAAACATCGGAGGCCGCGTCGTGGAGCGCCTTGCGGGCCTCGGCCTGCGCCCGCGGGTATTCGTGCGCGATCGCGACAAAGCCTGGGCCCGCTTCGGGGATAGGGTGGAGGTGGCCGAGGGCGATCTGAGTGACAGGCCCTCGCTCTCGGTGGCGCTCAAGGGCATGGCAGGCCTGTTTCTGGTGAACGGGGGGCCCTCGCTGGGAAAGCTGGATGGTCTCGCCGCGGAAGCGGCCCGGGAAGCGGGGGTGAAGCGCCTGGTGAAGCTCTCCTCCTTCGATGTTCATCGGACGGATGGATCTTCCGTGGGTGCCTGGCATGCCGAGGGAGAATCTGCCATCCGCGCTACGGGGCTTTCCTATACCTTCCTGCAACCAGCGGGCTTCATGTCCAACGCCCTCGCCTGGGCGTCCTCGATTCAAGCGGAGGGGGCCATCCGGGCCAGCACGGGCGAGGGCCGCATCGCCATGATCCACGATGACGACATCGCGGCGATGGCGGTCAAAGCCTTGCTCTCCGGAGCGCATCAAACCTCGTGGCCCATTACCGGTCCCGAGGCGCTCAGCTATGCCGAAATGGCGGCCAGGATCGGCGGAGCCATCGGCAAACCTCTGCGGTTTCACCCCATCAGCGACGGGGAAGCATTTGAAGGGCTCTGCCACAAGGGGCTGCCTCCGGCTGTGGCGGAGGCCCTTGTGGCCTTGTGGAGGGCGGTCCGGGAGGGGCACTTGGCCACGGTAACGGACACCGTGGAGCGCGTGCTGGGACGGAAACCCATCTCCTTCACCCGGTGGGCCCTGGAGCATCGATCGGCGTTCCGCTGA
- a CDS encoding TetR/AcrR family transcriptional regulator, whose protein sequence is MPSKPPAPRRKPIQQRSLQTVDAILDSVVKILKRWGLEAVTTNRIAEVAGVSVGSIYQYFPDKRAIFTALHERHVEGICRLIDHTLRDHAATSLEAFVRALVEALIEAHETDPELHDLLSSEVPHGAQGARTYDLRLRGAFLVVLASESQSRHPPSHWKRKAFVLPHLVEALCHGALRNRPSGLPLKAAKEEAVQVVLSYLGR, encoded by the coding sequence ATGCCCTCGAAACCCCCTGCGCCCCGCCGAAAACCCATTCAGCAGCGATCCCTCCAGACCGTGGACGCCATCCTGGATTCGGTGGTGAAGATCCTGAAACGGTGGGGGCTTGAGGCTGTCACCACCAACCGCATCGCCGAGGTGGCCGGAGTCAGCGTCGGTTCCATCTACCAGTATTTCCCCGACAAGCGGGCCATCTTCACCGCCCTGCACGAACGCCATGTGGAGGGCATCTGCCGCCTCATCGACCACACCCTCCGCGACCATGCGGCCACCTCGCTGGAGGCCTTCGTACGAGCCTTGGTGGAAGCTCTGATTGAAGCCCACGAGACCGATCCTGAGCTGCATGACCTGTTGAGTTCTGAGGTTCCCCACGGAGCCCAGGGCGCCCGCACCTATGACCTGCGTCTCCGCGGCGCCTTCCTGGTGGTCCTCGCCTCGGAATCCCAGTCGCGTCATCCGCCCAGCCACTGGAAGCGGAAGGCCTTCGTCCTGCCCCATCTGGTCGAGGCCCTATGCCACGGGGCCCTGCGAAACCGACCTTCAGGGCTGCCCCTCAAAGCCGCCAAGGAAGAGGCTGTCCAGGTCGTCCTCTCCTACCTGGGGCGCTGA
- a CDS encoding helix-turn-helix domain-containing protein, translated as MSVISPCPVMTALAVVGGKWKPVILWVLREEALRFGEIKRRIPPISQKVLTQTLRELERDDIVERHIYPEIPPRVDYTLTAYGRTLRPVLDAIAGWGEGHQRVLAAQPD; from the coding sequence GTGTCCGTGATCAGTCCCTGTCCCGTCATGACCGCCCTCGCCGTGGTGGGCGGCAAGTGGAAGCCCGTGATCCTCTGGGTGCTGCGGGAAGAGGCGCTTCGTTTCGGCGAGATCAAGCGGCGCATCCCGCCCATCTCCCAGAAGGTGCTGACCCAGACCCTGCGGGAACTGGAACGGGACGACATCGTGGAGCGCCACATCTACCCTGAGATTCCCCCGCGGGTGGATTACACGCTCACGGCCTACGGCCGGACCCTGCGCCCGGTGCTCGATGCCATCGCCGGGTGGGGTGAGGGCCACCAGCGGGTGCTGGCCGCGCAGCCGGACTGA